The Pseudomonas berkeleyensis genome includes a region encoding these proteins:
- a CDS encoding phosphoenolpyruvate carboxykinase (ATP), translated as MFDYSLCGWHLRSDSPLPLLGILNSPQLIPDIHVTHAAIPSIDQPVLFSSPFLTLYSNEKALIRISSRLSILVSAGQHIIIEAGNETTQGEIMTFLLGPALGLICHQRRALPLHGASVRIGNAAITLVGQSGAGKSTTATALIKRGHQLLCDDISVIDPLRTEVQPGFPSIKLWQDAADALTIQTNNLSKARTGLQKFHYPANLDFNNLPTRLQTIIILAPRKYIASAELLPLDKISALAQLRTHIYRQRLSRLLGAEQTYFKQLGQLISKVPVMVLQRPDDLSQLDSTIELIEHVAAS; from the coding sequence ATGTTTGATTATTCCCTATGTGGATGGCACCTACGCTCAGATAGCCCCCTCCCCCTGCTGGGCATACTTAACTCGCCCCAACTCATACCTGATATTCATGTTACGCATGCAGCCATCCCCTCCATCGATCAGCCAGTCTTATTTTCCAGCCCATTCTTGACTCTTTACTCCAATGAAAAAGCGCTCATACGCATAAGCAGCAGATTGTCAATTCTGGTATCAGCAGGACAACATATAATCATAGAAGCAGGCAATGAAACCACACAGGGAGAGATCATGACTTTCCTACTGGGCCCAGCTCTAGGATTGATTTGCCATCAAAGACGTGCATTACCCTTACATGGTGCTTCCGTCAGGATAGGCAATGCTGCGATTACCCTGGTAGGACAGTCTGGCGCAGGGAAATCAACCACCGCCACAGCACTGATCAAACGCGGCCACCAGCTTCTATGCGACGACATTAGTGTCATAGATCCACTCAGAACTGAAGTACAGCCCGGCTTTCCAAGCATAAAGTTATGGCAAGATGCTGCTGATGCGCTGACCATTCAGACCAACAATCTCAGCAAGGCAAGGACTGGCCTGCAGAAATTCCACTACCCAGCAAATTTAGACTTCAACAATCTTCCCACCCGACTACAAACCATTATTATCCTGGCCCCTAGAAAATACATTGCTTCTGCCGAACTATTACCGCTAGACAAAATCAGCGCGCTCGCCCAACTTCGCACACATATTTATCGACAACGCTTGTCACGACTGCTTGGCGCAGAACAGACCTACTTCAAGCAGCTGGGGCAATTGATCAGCAAGGTTCCAGTAATGGTTCTGCAACGCCCAGATGACCTCTCGCAGCTAGATAGCACTATCGAACTGATTGAGCATGTAGCCGCATCATGA
- a CDS encoding PqqD family protein, whose translation MLSLNARISKRLDQLASEIDGKIVLLGVDSGKYFAFDDISTDIWNRLDSQPLLLDLCSALANDYDADLKTIQADVCKVLTMLAENHLIEIHE comes from the coding sequence ATGCTTTCACTCAATGCACGGATCAGCAAGCGACTGGATCAGCTCGCATCAGAAATAGATGGCAAGATCGTCCTACTGGGGGTTGATTCCGGCAAATACTTTGCCTTCGACGATATAAGTACGGACATCTGGAATCGACTCGACAGCCAGCCACTATTATTAGACTTATGCAGCGCCTTGGCCAATGACTACGATGCTGACCTGAAAACCATACAGGCGGACGTTTGCAAAGTCCTTACCATGCTGGCAGAGAATCACTTGATAGAAATCCACGAATAA
- a CDS encoding carbon starvation CstA family protein, whose amino-acid sequence MTRIAGHAVWFAVALLGAFALGTVALSRGESINALWIVVAAVAIYLVAYRYYSLFIANKVMGLDPSRATPAVVNNDGLDYVPTNKHILFGHHFAAIAGAGPLVGPVLAAQMGYLPGTLWLIAGVVLAGAVQDFMVLFLSTRRNGRSLGDMVREEMGRIPGTIALFGCFLIMIIILAVLSLIVVKALAESPWGMFTVMATIPIAVFMGVYMRYIRPGRIGEISLIGVVLLLGSIWLGGVVAADPYWGPAFTFTGVQITWMLIGYGFVAAVLPVWLILAPRDYLSTFLKIGTILALAVGILITMPELKMPALTQFIDGTGPVWKGGLFPFLFITIACGAVSGFHALISSGTTPKLLANEAHARYIGYGGMLMESFVAIMAMVAASVIEPGIYFAMNSPAALVGSDVQSVAATVSSWGFMITPEQLEATARDIGEHSILARAGGAPTLAVGIAQILHSVLPGENTMAFWYHFAILFEALFILTAVDAGTRAGRFMLQDLLGNFVPALKKTESWAANMIATGGCVALWGWLLYQGVVDPLGGINTLWPLFGISNQMLAGIALMLGCVVLIKMKRQRYVWVTLVPAVWLLICTTTAGLIKLFDSNPAVGFLALADKYSAAIAKGEVIAPAKDMAQMHHVLFNAYTNATLTILFLFVVMSILFYAIKVGRAALAKPERTDREAPYQSAAELS is encoded by the coding sequence ATGACCCGAATTGCCGGCCATGCCGTCTGGTTCGCCGTCGCGTTGCTGGGCGCCTTCGCCCTCGGCACCGTTGCGTTGAGCCGTGGTGAATCCATCAATGCCTTATGGATCGTGGTTGCCGCCGTAGCGATCTACCTGGTCGCTTACCGCTACTACAGCCTGTTCATCGCCAACAAGGTGATGGGGCTGGATCCCTCCCGCGCTACACCCGCTGTCGTCAACAACGACGGTCTCGATTACGTCCCCACCAACAAGCACATCCTCTTTGGTCACCACTTCGCCGCCATCGCTGGCGCAGGTCCGCTGGTGGGCCCGGTGCTGGCTGCGCAGATGGGCTATCTGCCCGGTACGCTGTGGCTGATCGCCGGCGTGGTGCTGGCTGGTGCGGTGCAGGACTTCATGGTGCTGTTCCTGTCTACGCGTCGCAACGGTCGCTCGCTGGGCGACATGGTGCGCGAGGAAATGGGCCGGATTCCCGGCACCATCGCGCTGTTCGGTTGCTTCCTGATCATGATCATCATCCTTGCGGTGCTCTCGTTGATCGTGGTCAAGGCCCTGGCCGAAAGCCCGTGGGGCATGTTCACGGTGATGGCGACCATTCCCATCGCAGTGTTCATGGGTGTGTACATGCGCTACATCCGCCCGGGCCGTATCGGTGAAATTTCGCTGATCGGCGTGGTGCTGCTGCTTGGTTCGATCTGGCTCGGTGGCGTGGTCGCGGCCGATCCGTACTGGGGCCCGGCCTTCACCTTCACCGGCGTACAGATCACCTGGATGCTGATCGGCTATGGCTTCGTCGCCGCCGTGCTGCCTGTGTGGCTGATCCTGGCGCCGCGAGATTACCTGTCGACCTTCCTCAAGATCGGCACCATCCTGGCCCTGGCGGTCGGTATCCTGATCACCATGCCGGAACTGAAGATGCCGGCACTGACCCAGTTCATCGACGGTACCGGCCCGGTATGGAAGGGCGGCCTGTTCCCCTTCCTGTTCATCACCATCGCCTGCGGTGCGGTATCGGGCTTCCATGCACTGATCAGTTCTGGCACCACGCCCAAGCTGCTGGCCAACGAAGCCCACGCGCGCTACATCGGTTATGGCGGCATGCTGATGGAGTCCTTCGTCGCCATCATGGCCATGGTCGCCGCGTCGGTGATCGAGCCGGGCATCTACTTCGCCATGAACAGCCCAGCCGCACTGGTCGGTAGCGACGTGCAATCGGTAGCCGCCACTGTCAGCAGCTGGGGTTTCATGATCACCCCCGAGCAGCTCGAGGCCACGGCTCGTGACATCGGCGAGCACAGCATCCTGGCCCGCGCCGGTGGTGCGCCGACGCTGGCCGTGGGCATCGCGCAGATCCTGCACAGCGTGCTGCCGGGTGAGAACACCATGGCCTTCTGGTACCACTTCGCGATCCTCTTCGAAGCACTGTTCATCCTCACCGCGGTGGACGCCGGTACCCGTGCCGGGCGTTTCATGCTGCAGGATCTGCTGGGCAATTTCGTGCCGGCGCTGAAGAAGACCGAGTCCTGGGCTGCCAACATGATCGCCACCGGTGGTTGCGTTGCGCTGTGGGGCTGGTTGCTGTATCAGGGCGTGGTCGATCCGCTGGGCGGCATCAACACCCTGTGGCCGCTGTTCGGTATCTCCAACCAGATGCTGGCGGGTATCGCGCTGATGCTCGGTTGCGTGGTGCTGATCAAGATGAAGCGTCAGCGCTACGTCTGGGTCACCCTGGTGCCGGCCGTATGGTTGCTGATCTGTACCACCACGGCTGGTCTGATCAAACTGTTCGACTCGAACCCGGCGGTTGGCTTCCTGGCGCTGGCCGACAAGTACAGTGCGGCGATTGCCAAGGGTGAGGTGATCGCTCCGGCCAAGGACATGGCGCAGA